Proteins from one Aspergillus nidulans FGSC A4 chromosome VIII genomic window:
- a CDS encoding acyl--CoA ligase (transcript_id=CADANIAT00002301) yields MQQTPNPQVGVWQLLFERQDPSFPESHVIFQDGASKASYTYNDLRTQSARFGSAMKKKWGFKKGDVLALMSPNCIETPGVTWGCHYTGGIVAPVNPSLSARELQLQLERSQAKGMVVHPSCLGTALKAAKRAGLASERVLVLGATNPGGAATTTVQFMSSVPSEPVGPVHIEPDDIAFLVYSSGTTGLPKGVMVSHRNVVAAVVLQAAIESPHVHWKKDRTLAVLPTYHIYGTSPSGPSRTSTDPLGLICLVHLPVWLGTTTVFMDKFDLQRFCKLIREHSIAHAYVAPPIVLHLAKNPSIDKRDLSSLRMLTSGGAPLGEALIRETYDRWKVPIRQAYGLSETTSVSHIQRWDSWNTAIGSNGAVLPGLEARIVLNNDPSKKAAVKEEEGELWIRGPTVFTGYMNDRASTDACLTASKWFKTGDIGYEDAMGNLHITDRAKDMIKFKGFQIAPTELEDILIEHPAVRDVAVIGVWNGEMHSEVPLAYLVAKESMAERERETAALSVMAYLRGKVVHYKHLRGGVIWIDQIPKSASGKILKRALRDRVGTLDQGKQILAPEYARYRAKL; encoded by the exons ATGCAGCAGACACCAAACCCTCAAGTCGGCGTCTGGCAGCTCCTCTTCGAGCGCCAGGacccctcctttccagagAGTCACG TAATATTCCAGGATGGCGCATCAAAAGCTTCATATACGTACAACGATCTCCGCACACAGTCGGCAAGATTCGGCAGTGctatgaagaagaaatggggtTTCAAGAAGGGCGATGTGCTGGCTCTGATGTCTCCCAATTGCATCGAGACACCGGGTGTCACTTGGGGGTGCCATTATACAGGCGGCATTGTTGCGCCAGTGAACCCGAGTCTCTCTGCACGCGAGCTTCAGCTGCAGTTGGAGCGCAGCCAGGCGAAAGGAATGGTGGTTCACCCGAGCTGTTTAGGCACGGCGTTAAAAGCAGCCAAGCGGGCTGGTCTTGCCAGTGAGCGGGTCTTGGTGTTGGGCGCAACGAACCCGGGCGGCGCGGCGACGACAACTGTCCAGTTTATGAGCTCTGTACCCTCGGAGCCTGTTGGGCCTGTTCATATCGAGCCTGATGATATTGCATTCTTGGTTTACTCGTCTGGAACTACGGGGCTTCCTAAAG GTGTCATGGTTTCGCACCGGAACGTTGTCGCAGCTGTCGTGCTCCAGGCGGCGATAGAGAGCCCCCATGTCCACTGGAAGAAGGACCGGACATTGGCCGTCCTCCCGACGTATCACATATACGGTACGAGCCCATCTGGACCAAGTCGCACAAGTACTGATCCCCTAGGCCTGATCTGCCTCGTACACCTGCCGGTCTGGCTCGGCACAACAACGGTCTTCATGGACAAGTTTGACCTGCAGAGATTCTGCAAGCTCATCCGGGAACACTCCATCGCGCACGCCTATGTAGCCCCGCCAATTGTCCTCCATCTAGCAAAGAATCCCTCTATCGATAAACGAGATCTATCTTCGCTACGTATGCTCACTTCCGGCGGAGCACCTCTCGGCGAAGCCCTCATTCGAGAAACCTACGACCGCTGGAAGGTTCCCATCCGACAGGCGTACGGGCTCTCTGAGACAACCTCCGTCTCACACATCCAG CGCTGGGACAGTTGGAACACGGCCATCGGCTCCAACGGCGCCGTCCTCCCGGGCCTTGAAGCCAGGATCGTTCTCAACAACGACCCGTCCAAGAAGGCCGccgtcaaagaagaagaaggcgagctCTGGATCCGCGGTCCGACAGTTTTCACCGGATACATGAACGACCGCGCCTCCACAGACGCCTGCTTGACTGCAAGCAAGTGGTTCAAGACCGGCGATATTGGGTACGAAGACGCGATGGGGAATCTGCACATCACCGACCGCGCCAAGGACATGATCAAATTTAAGGGATTCCAGATTGCACCGAcggagctggaggatatccTAATTGAGCATCCGGCTGTTCGAGACGTTGCTGTGATTGGGGTCTGGAATGGGGAGATGCACTCAGAAGTACCGTTGGCTTACCTGGTAGCAAAGGAGAGTATGGCGGAGCGGGAGCGCGAGACTGCGGCGCTGTCGGTTATGGCGTACCTGAGAGGGAAGGTGGTGCATTATAAGCACCTGCGAGGGGGCGTGATCTGGATCGACCAGATCCCAAAGAGCGCGTCCGGGAAAATACTCAAGAGGGCATTGAGAGATCGTGTTGGGACCCTGGATCAGGGAAAACAGATCCTTGCGCCAGAGTATGCACGGTATCGGGCGAAGTTGTAG
- a CDS encoding uncharacterized protein (transcript_id=CADANIAT00002302) — translation MLIPQRDCQSRPSELDGLLDEDESQLRQHHSLPRSLTHSEVKELSSAPGIDALTPRGDSRHSKTVRFALGSKSIQYFNPTERPSLVQKFIIARRVMENWLIWGVLQAVYFPCIIR, via the exons ATGCTCATTCCTCAACGAGATTGCCAGTCCAGGCCGTCTGAGTTAGACGGCTtgctggatgaggatgagagcCAGCTGAGACAGCACCATTCCCTACCTCGATCTCTGACGCACAGCGAGGTCAAGGAGCTCTCGTCAGCGCCCGGGATCGACGCCTTGACGCCGAGAGGCGACTCGAGACACTCAAAGACCGTACGATTTGCCTTGGGCAGCAAGTCCATCCAGTATTTCAATCCCACCGAAAGACCTTCCCTGGTGCAGAAAT TCATCATTGCTAGGCGAGTGATGGAGAATTGGTTGATATGGGGCGTGCTGCAAGCAGTGTATTTTCCCTGCATTATCAGGTAA
- a CDS encoding uncharacterized protein (transcript_id=CADANIAT00002303), giving the protein MTQATTSSFPAPLPANADPTAYPLQQVPRGPPQPITKPAVSAFPGTVDCWPPSSQGAMSLFSFVGSAPPADAIESPYELLGFDGTFPDSSLPNNDLLNFHFRPYPDTSTEEPEASTAVSDLKFDTNPLQIGPQPRPPLLYPFGTVPFEKPGLESNLFPPRADLGPRRSSAPSLNVRDLERERTQKLKHQNRRASHNVVEKRYRENLNRKFHLLETIVNKGTEPYSCSPCSSPRSSPSSSGSRKGNTTFSSSSSSSARRQYTSPKATIIDSALSYIESLRSENHALKGRLFFYETSNNPCLRGRPQGQTAAQEYEQDDESGSESDDGDEEMSGIKSEERQ; this is encoded by the exons ATGACTCAGGCTACGACCTCGTCCTTCCCTGCTCCATTACCTGCCAACGCCGATCCTACAGCCTATCCCCTCCAGCAGGTCCCCAGGGGCCCTCCGCAACCCATCACCAAACCGGCCGTCTCGGCCTTCCCAGGGACTGTTGACTGCTGGCCGCCGTCTTCACAGGGCGCCATGTCGttgttttcttttgtggGCAGTGCACCGCCAGCAGATGCTATCGAGAGCCCTTATGAGCTCCTTGGCTTTGACGGGACATTCCCCGAT TCCTCATTACCGAACAATGACCTCCTTAATTTCCACTTTCGACCCTACCCCGACACCTCCACCGAAGAGCCAGAGGCCTCGACCGCCGTGTCGGACCTCAAGTTTGATACCAATCCCCTCCAGATCGGGCCCCAACCGCGCCCGCCACTCTTATATCCCTTCGGCACCGTCCCGTTTGAAAAGCCAGGGCTAGAGAGCAACTTATTTCCTCCACGGGCGGACCTAGGTCCCCGTCGAAGCTCAGCCCCGTCCCTCAACGTGCGTGATCTCGAGCGCGAACGCacccagaagctgaagcacCAGAACCGACGGGCATCCCATAATGTTGTTGAAAAGCGGTACCGCGAGAACCTCAACAGAAAGTTtcatctgctggagaccatcgtcaacaaggGGACCGAGCCGTACTCGTGCTCGCCTTGCTCCTCGCCGCGgtcatcgccgtcgtcgtcggggtcgaggaaagggaatactaccttttcttcctcgtcgtcgtcttctgcaCGCCGCCAGTATACCTCGCCGAAAGCGACAATCATAGACAGCGCCCTGAGCTATATCGAGAGCCTGCGGAGCGAGAACCATGCGTTGAAAGGGAGGCTCTTCTTCTATGAGACTTCGAATAACCCCTGCCTGAGAGGCCGTCCTCAAGGACAGACCGCCGCGCAGGAATACGAACAGGACGATGAGAGTGGCAGTGAGAGTGATGACggagatgaggagatgaGCGGCATCAAGTCGGAAGAACGGCAGTGA
- a CDS encoding protein nrtB (transcript_id=CADANIAT00002300) — translation MKPTQVLRLAVAAPDVNPQTRKARSIPVLNPFDLYGRVFFFSWIGFLVAFLSWYAFPPLLSVTIKKDLHMSQDDVANSNIVALLGTFVMRFIAGPLCDRFGPRLVFVGLLICGAVPTAMAGLVTTPQGLIALRFFVGILGATFVPCQVWCTGFFDKNIVGTANSLAGGFGNAGGGITYFVMPAIYDSFVHDRGLTPHKAWRVSYIVPFIIIVSIALAMLFTCPDTPTGKWADREKTSGQSIVDLSSTPNASSANSINISSDEKKAVHPEVTDSEAQVHVRAGQIESSDAVIEAPTIKRYLSIALDPSALAVAVPYACSFGAELAINSILGAYYLLNFPLLGQTQSGRWASMFGLVNVVFRPMGGFIADLIYARTNSVWAKKMWLVVLGLAMSGMAILIGFLDPHRESVMFGLVVLMAFFIAASNGANFAIVPHVHPSANGIVSGIVGGMGNFGGIIFAIVFRYNGTQYHRSLWIIGFIILGCTLFFSWVRPVPKQNH, via the exons ATGAAACCCACCCAAGTGCTTCGCCTGGCGGTTGCCGCCCCGGACGTGAATCCCCAAACGCGAAAGGCCCGGTCAATCCCGGTTCTCAACCCTTTTGATCTTTATGGAAGggtcttctttttctcatGGATCGGATTCCTGGTTGCATTCCTCTCCTGGTATGCGTTTCCGCCTTTG CTGAGCGTCACTATCAAGAAAGACCTGCACATGTCTCAGGACGATGTTGCCAATTCCAATATAGTTGCCCTCCTGGGAAC TTTCGTGATGCGGTTCATTGCTGGTCCGCTGTGTGATCGTTTCGGCCCTCGGCTGGTTTTTGTCGGACTGTTGATTTGCGGTGCTGTTCCCACGGCCATGGCGGGCCTTGTCACAACTCCTCAAGGTTTGATTGCTTTGCGATTCTTCGTGGGCATTCTCGGCGCAACCTTTGTCCCGTGCCAGGTATGGTGCACGGGATTCTTCGACAAGAACATTGTTGGTACTGCCAACTCCTTGGCGGGGGGTTTTGGCAATGCAGGCGGCGGCATCACCTA TTTTGTCATGCCGGCTATCTACGACTCCTTCGTCCACGACCGCGGCCTAACCCCGCACAAAGCCTGGCGAGTCTCCTACATCGTCCctttcatcatcattgtctcCATCGCCTTAGCCATGCTCTTCACCTGTCCTGACACACCCACGGGCAAATGGGCGGACCGCGAGAAAACCAGCGGGCAAAGCATTGTCGACCTCAGTTCAACGCCCAATGCATCCAGCGCCAACAGTATCAACATCTCCAGCGACGAGAAAAAGGCTGTCCATCCAGAAGTCACCGATTCAGAGGCTCAAGTCCATGTGCGCGCGGGACAGATTGAGAGTTCCGACGCTGTGATCGAAGCCCCCACGATAAAACGCTACCTCTCCATCGCACTAGACCCGTCCGCCCTTGCCGTCGCAGTTCCTTACGCCTGCTCCTTCGGTGCCGAACTTGCCATCAACTCTATCCTAGGCGCGTACTATCTCCTCAACTTCCCTCTTCTTGGGCAGACCCAATCGGGCCGCTGGGCGTCCATGTTCGGCCTCGTCAATGTTGTCTTCAGACCCATGGGTGGGTTCATCGCGGATTTGATCTACGCGCGAACAAACTCCGTATGGGCCAAAAAGATGTGGCTTGTCGTGTTGGGGCTCGCTATGTCCGGCATGGCCATTCTAATCGGCTTCCTAGATCCGCATCGGGAAAGCGTCATGTTTGGTCTTGTCGTACTTATGGCGTTTTTCATTGCAGCGAGTAATGGGGCGAATTTCGCAATTGTCCCGCACGTGCATCCGTCCGCTAATG GAATCGTCTCCGGTATTGTCGGTGGGATGGGCAACTTCGGCGGCATTATCTTCGCCATTGTCTTTCGGTACAATGGAACGCAGTATCACCGTTCGCTGTGGATTATCGGGTTCATTATCCTTGGCTGCACCCTGTTCTTTAGCTGGGTTAGACCTGTTCCTAAACAGAACCACTAG
- a CDS encoding uncharacterized protein (transcript_id=CADANIAT00002305): MATALKNIIVVGGSYVGKTTAQELARVVPNTHRVLLIEPHSHFHHLFAFPRFAILPGHEHKAFIPYTSLFSAARNPTDHAVIQARVLSVQPHHVNLDREWQGLGKIPFEYLVVATGTRLSEPAGMRDNDKASSVAYLQKHQEDIKNASSILIAGGGAVGVQMATDLKEYYPAKEVTVVQSRPHLMPQYHPRLHELIKERFDELEIKFITGSRVKVPPSGFPHTTPFTVQLTDGTVLPSQYDFVILATGQTPNNDLLSGLPASSPSSGLLNPSNGFVRIRPTMQFVDEKYPHLFAVGDIADTGLRKAARPGAAQAATVVKNILAMIEGRQPMEEYPRAPAGIHLTLGLKYNVVFRNPLEAEGQTEPTIIKRDDGREDMGVEAWWERLGVAVNERQQYHL, encoded by the exons ATGGCTACCGCTCTTAAAAATATAATTGTCGTCGGGGGCTCCTATGTCGGAAAAACAACCGCCCAGGAGCTCGCTCGAGTTGTTCCCAATACACACCGGGTCCTCCTAATTGAGCCGCACAGCCATTTTCACCatctttttgctttt CCCCGCTTCGCCATCCTCCCCGGTCATGAACATAAAGCATTCATTCCATACACCAGCCTGTTCAGCGCAGCCCGCAATCCCACCGACCACGCCGTCATCCAGGCTCGCGTCCTTTCCGTGCAGCCGCACCATGTAAACCTCGATCGCGAGTGGCAGGGTTTAGGCAAAATTCCGTTCGAGTACCTTGTTGTCGCGACGGGGACGCGCCTCTCTGAGCCGGCGGGTATGCGAGATAACGACAAAGCCTCATCAGTCGCCTATCTCCAGAAGCACCAGGAAGACATCAAGAATGCAAGCTCAATTCTAATAGCTGGTGGTGGCGCCGTGGGCGTTCAGATGGCAACGGACCTAAAGGAGTACTACCCAGCCAAAGAGGTCACTGTCGTGCAATCACGCCCGCACCTCATGCCGCAATATCACCCGCGGTTGCACGAGCTGATCAAAGAGCGGTTTGACGAGTTGGAGATCAA GTTCATTACCGGCTCGCGTGTAAAAGTCCCACCGTCCGGCTTCCCACACACAACACCCTTCACTGTCCAGCTGACAGACGGCACGGTCCTCCCCTCACAATACGATTTTGTCATCCTAGCAACAGGCCAGACGCCCAATAACGATCTCCTCTCTGGCCTGCCCGcttcatcgccttcttcaggacTTCTCAACCCCTCCAACGGGTTTGTCCGCATCCGCCCAACAATGCAGTTCGTCGACGAGAAATACCCACACCTCTTCGCAGTGGGCGACATCGCAGACACCGGGCTTCGCAAGGCCGCAAGGCCTGGTGCCGCACAGGCAGCGACAGTGGTCAAGAACATTCTGGCCATGATTGAGGGAAGGCAACCGATGGAGGAGTACCCGCGGGCGCCAGCGGGCATACATTTGACGTTGGGATTG AAATACAACGTCGTCTTCCGAAATCCtttggaggcggaggggcAGACTGAACCGACGATTATTAAGCGAGATGA TGGCCGAGAGGATATGGGTGTCGAGGCGTGGTGGGAAAGGCTCGGAGTGGCCGTGAACGAGCGCCAGCAGTATCACCTTTAG
- a CDS encoding inorganic diphosphatase ippB (transcript_id=CADANIAT00002304) translates to MVMLSKLPLCASILAILPALTSANATLPFDYNALSLRTVGARNTLDWRIWLEHNKQPISFWHDVPLYPHPPSRQIINFVVEIPRNTDGKIEIRRSEPLNPIFHDERDGSPRYVESVWPHKSYPFLYGSIPQTWESPNFKHDFTKEPGDNDPVDLFDIGQDQGFTGQVKQVKILGALALNDGGETDWKVLGIDVRDPIAGLVDDFKDVEKYRPGLIASYRNWFTTYKVARGDSLIPIVNNTYVNATFAASVVQQSHGYWLDLVSGTVDSNEINYNQTSRPDIAVSFVSRSNATAHFDLPAVSDERPAEAKPERFEQWFYLDKEGRLIEENVVG, encoded by the exons ATGGTCATGCTCAGCAAGCTTCCCCTTTGCGCCTCCATATTGGCTATACTGCCTGCCTTGACATCTGCCAATGCGACCTTACCTTTCGACTACAACGCCCTCAGCCTAAGAACCGTTGGCGCCCGCAACACGCTG GACTGGCGCATCTGGCTCGAACACAACAAGCAACCCATCTCCTTCTGGCACGACGTCCCGCTCTACCCACACCCACCAAGCAGGCAAATCATCAACTTCGTCGTTGAGATCCCTCGTAATACAGACGGGAAGATCGAGATCCGCCGGTCGGAGCCGCTCAATCCAATTTTTCACGACGAACGCGATGGCTCCCCGCGCTACGTAGAGAGCGTCTGGCCGCACAAGTCCTACCCGTTCTTGTACGGGTCGATCCCGCAGACCTGGGAGAGCCCTAACTTCAAGCATGACTTTACCAAAGAGCCGGGAGATAATGACCCCGTCGATCTGTTTGATATCGGCCAGGATCAGGGCTTTACGGGGCAGGTGAAGCAGGTTAAGATTCTGGGCGCGCTGGCGCTGAATGATGGCGGCGAGACGGACTGGAAGGTTCTAGGGATTGATGTGAGGGACCCGATTGCAGGACTGGTGGATG ACTTCAAAGATGTCGAAAAGTACCGCCCCGGCCTGATCGCTTCGTACCGCAACTGGTTCACCACCTACAAGGTCGCGCGCGGCGACTCTCTTATCCCTATCGTCAACAACACCTACGTCAACGCGACCTTTGCGGCATCCGTCGTGCAGCAAAGCCACGGCTACTGGCTAGACCTGGTCAGCGGGACCGTCGACTCGAACGAGATCAATTACAACCAGACCTCCCGCCCAGATATTGCGGTCAGCTTCGTGTCGAGGTCCAATGCTACCGCGCATTTTGATCTACCAGCGGTGTCAGATGAGCGTCCGGCTGAGGCAAAGCCGGAGCGCTTCGAGCAGTGGTTTTATCTGGATAAGGAGGGTAGGCTTATTGAGGAGAATGTTGTTGGGtag